The following proteins are co-located in the Rippkaea orientalis PCC 8801 genome:
- a CDS encoding Mu transposase C-terminal domain-containing protein: MSLSLSIPDDSPHSHRLPSDEMITDEVKAKIDIIQSLIEPCDRITYRQRKEQAAKQLGVTIRSVERLLKKYREQGLIALMKTRSDKGKTRIDDEWKEFILNTYKEGNKGSKRITRHQVFLKVKGRAKQLGLNKEEFPSHQTVYRILDKFIEENERKKKARSPGYSGSRLTHITRHGRELEVEGSNDVWQCDHTCLDIRLVDEFGVLSRPWLTIIIDSYSRCVMGFFLGFYAPSSHIDALALRHAILPKSYSSDYQLKNEWNTYGIPTYYYTDGGKDFRSIHVTEQVAVSLGFNCFLRSRPSDGGIVERFFKTLNNSVLCELPGYTGSNVQQRPKNVDKDACLSLKDLEKILVKYIVDEYNQKPDARMKNQSRITRWEAGLLTEPYLYDERELDIALMKEAKRTLQKSGTLQFENLTYRSPLLKGREGERVAIRYDPDDVTTILVYEYLDDGTEAFLDYAHAQNLETEKLSYRELKAINKQLNQEEEAINNDKILDAMMERMEMTEELVKKNRQQRQQNAHEAVNSRPSVTEKLSISQPDEEDWEDDSEDEPLPTYKVQYMDDLFEDD; encoded by the coding sequence ATGTCTCTCTCTCTTTCGATTCCTGATGATAGTCCTCACTCCCATCGACTTCCTTCCGATGAGATGATCACTGATGAAGTCAAGGCAAAGATAGATATTATTCAAAGTCTCATTGAACCGTGCGATCGCATTACTTATCGTCAACGCAAAGAACAAGCGGCCAAGCAATTAGGTGTAACTATTCGGAGTGTAGAACGATTGCTCAAGAAATATCGAGAGCAAGGACTGATAGCACTGATGAAAACTCGTTCAGATAAGGGAAAAACTCGCATTGATGATGAATGGAAGGAATTTATCCTGAATACTTATAAAGAGGGAAACAAGGGTAGTAAACGCATAACCCGACATCAAGTGTTTCTCAAAGTAAAAGGGAGAGCCAAACAACTTGGCTTAAACAAAGAAGAATTTCCCAGTCATCAAACCGTTTATCGGATTTTAGATAAATTCATTGAAGAAAATGAACGGAAGAAAAAAGCGCGAAGTCCTGGATATTCGGGTTCTCGCTTAACTCACATCACCCGTCATGGACGCGAATTAGAGGTAGAAGGGAGTAATGATGTTTGGCAATGTGACCATACTTGCTTAGATATTAGATTGGTCGATGAGTTTGGTGTTTTAAGCCGTCCTTGGTTAACCATTATTATTGATTCCTATTCTCGTTGCGTGATGGGCTTTTTTCTAGGATTTTATGCGCCTAGTTCCCATATCGATGCGTTAGCGTTACGTCATGCGATTTTGCCCAAATCTTACAGTTCAGACTATCAGTTAAAAAATGAGTGGAATACTTATGGAATTCCCACTTACTACTATACTGATGGGGGCAAAGATTTTAGATCAATTCATGTGACTGAACAAGTAGCGGTTTCTCTAGGATTTAATTGTTTTCTAAGAAGCCGACCTTCTGATGGGGGAATTGTTGAGCGTTTCTTCAAAACCTTGAATAATAGCGTCTTATGCGAATTGCCCGGATATACAGGGTCAAATGTGCAACAAAGACCTAAAAATGTTGATAAAGATGCTTGTTTAAGCCTAAAAGATTTAGAAAAGATTTTGGTGAAATACATTGTTGATGAGTATAACCAAAAGCCCGATGCGCGGATGAAAAATCAGAGTCGTATCACCCGTTGGGAAGCAGGTTTACTAACAGAACCTTATCTATATGATGAACGAGAATTGGATATTGCACTGATGAAAGAAGCTAAAAGAACGCTTCAAAAATCGGGAACCTTGCAATTTGAGAATTTAACCTATCGTTCTCCTTTATTAAAAGGTCGTGAAGGCGAAAGGGTTGCTATTCGCTATGACCCTGATGATGTTACTACTATTCTCGTTTATGAGTATTTGGATGATGGCACAGAAGCCTTTTTAGATTATGCTCATGCTCAAAATTTAGAAACTGAAAAACTATCTTACAGAGAACTTAAAGCGATTAATAAACAACTCAATCAAGAGGAGGAAGCGATTAACAATGACAAAATCTTGGATGCCATGATGGAGCGTATGGAAATGACTGAGGAGTTAGTGAAGAAAAATCGCCAACAACGTCAGCAAAATGCTCACGAAGCGGTGAATTCTCGTCCATCTGTTACCGAAAAACTCTCTATTTCTCAACCTGATGAAGAGGACTGGGAAGATGACTCAGAGGATGAACCTTTACCGACTTATAAAGTTCAATACATGGATGATTTATTTGAAGATGATTAG
- a CDS encoding TniB family NTP-binding protein produces MTDSSVIDKLAAEFGGFATPSPEIQAEIQRLSRQPYLEYEQVKNCHGWLYELVLSRMTGLLVGESRSGKTVTCKSFEKRYNKIKTGNKKRIKPIVYIQSPQNCGAREFFTKILKALNKPTNGNVSDLRERTLDGLQIHECEMLIIDEANHLKQETFAEVRHVYDEEELNMAVLLVGTRHRLEAVVKRDEQVLNRFMEEYELDRLDDKEFKQLIKIWEQSVLCLPELSNLDTGDNLKLLKKTTRKLIGRLDMILRKSAIRALREGKQSISPELLKQVISSIKWSEGRKGNG; encoded by the coding sequence ATGACTGATTCCTCAGTAATTGACAAGTTAGCAGCAGAATTTGGTGGCTTTGCTACACCTAGTCCAGAGATTCAAGCAGAGATTCAACGATTAAGTCGCCAGCCTTATTTAGAATATGAACAGGTCAAAAATTGTCATGGTTGGCTTTATGAATTGGTACTCTCTCGCATGACGGGATTATTGGTAGGTGAATCTCGTTCAGGAAAGACTGTGACCTGTAAATCTTTTGAGAAAAGATACAATAAGATCAAGACAGGGAATAAAAAAAGAATTAAACCCATTGTTTATATTCAAAGTCCACAGAATTGTGGTGCTAGAGAGTTTTTTACCAAGATTCTTAAAGCATTAAATAAACCCACTAATGGTAATGTTTCAGATTTACGAGAACGAACTTTAGATGGGTTACAAATTCATGAATGTGAGATGTTAATCATTGATGAAGCGAATCATCTCAAACAGGAAACTTTTGCTGAAGTAAGGCACGTTTATGATGAAGAAGAGTTAAATATGGCGGTTTTGCTGGTGGGAACGAGACATCGTTTAGAAGCAGTGGTTAAGCGAGATGAACAGGTGCTTAATCGTTTTATGGAAGAATATGAATTAGACCGTTTAGATGATAAGGAATTTAAGCAATTAATAAAAATTTGGGAGCAAAGTGTTTTGTGCTTACCTGAACTCTCTAACTTAGATACTGGAGATAATTTAAAGTTACTGAAGAAGACAACTCGTAAGTTAATTGGTCGTTTAGACATGATTTTACGAAAGTCTGCGATTCGTGCGTTACGAGAAGGAAAGCAAAGTATCTCACCAGAACTTTTAAAGCAGGTAATTAGTTCTATAAAATGGTCTGAGGGTAGAAAAGGAAA